In the genome of Fructilactobacillus hinvesii, the window CTTGATATCCAAGCTAAGATTTACTCCATTGTTTGGTTCTTAATTGGAGTAATAATTTACTTTGCTTATGGTTACCGTAACTCTGATTCGGAACTCCCCGCTGAAAGCGATAAGGAAATCGAAGAAAATCTATAGGAAAAGGAGACGTTTTTAGTCTCCTTTTTTCTTTTTCATAATATAATGAATGTGAAGTAATGATCGAGGAAGAAGTGATTAGATGAGTAAAAAAGAAGTCATCGCCGCTGGATTAGTATTAATTATGCTTTTCTGTTTATTATTACAGGGAATCAGCTACCTAGTGAGTGCCGGAAAGCTCTCCCCTAAGCAAGAGCGGTTTAATCACTTTTTAGAGAATATCTACTGTCTCTGTTTATTTGGAATTGGCATTCTCGTCGTCATGATTGCCATTGTTCATGATCAGACTCCATAAAAAAAGGAAGCTCATGCTGAGCTTCCTTTTTCGTTAGGCCGTGTAATTAGCCAACGTCTTTTGTAATTGAGCCTTGGGGTGATATCCCACAACTTGGTCAACTACTTTACCATCTTGCAGGATTAACAAAGTTGGAATACTCATGATTCCAAATTGTCCCGCCGTTTGTTGGTTATCGTCCACGTTCATTTTGCAGAACTTGATGCCCGTTTCTTCATTGGCCAGTTCTTCAACTACTGGACCTTGCATCTTACATGGACCACACCATGGGGCCCAAAAATCAACTACCACTGTTCCAGTTGCTGTTTCAGCAGCAAAATTAGCATCTGTAATTTCGTGTACCATGTTAATTTCCTCCTTCATTAACTCATTAACTTACTAACTGTAAGTATAACAACTTTAATTTAAATTACAATCATTTAACCTTATTTGAATTTTACCACCGTTGAACCGTCACCACCAGCATTAGCTGGAGAAAAACCGAAAGAAGCAACCTGCCGATTTCGTTTTAGGTAATTCGTAACTCCCGTCCGTAGTGCTCCAGTTCCTTTCCCGTGAATAATGGTAACTGACGGATAACCGGCTAACAAAGCCGCATCAATGTAACGATCTAAGCGCTGCATGGC includes:
- the trxA gene encoding thioredoxin, whose translation is MVHEITDANFAAETATGTVVVDFWAPWCGPCKMQGPVVEELANEETGIKFCKMNVDDNQQTAGQFGIMSIPTLLILQDGKVVDQVVGYHPKAQLQKTLANYTA